One window of Treponema denticola genomic DNA carries:
- a CDS encoding type II toxin-antitoxin system VapC family toxin, which translates to MLNTVLIDTGPLIALFDKDDKYHLSVIDFIKDGNYRFVSTIAVLTEVMYMLDFNIKVQINFLEWVMKKGLIIHDINKNTIKRISELINKYSDRPMDFADATLVAAAEERGINRIISIDSDFDIYRLHGKSKIENIFKKRFK; encoded by the coding sequence ATGCTAAATACCGTCCTCATTGATACAGGTCCCCTTATTGCTTTGTTTGATAAAGACGATAAATATCATTTAAGTGTTATAGACTTTATCAAAGACGGTAATTATAGATTTGTATCAACCATTGCAGTATTAACCGAAGTAATGTATATGCTTGATTTTAATATAAAAGTTCAAATTAATTTTTTAGAATGGGTAATGAAAAAAGGGCTTATTATTCATGATATTAATAAAAACACTATCAAGAGAATCTCCGAATTAATAAATAAATATTCCGACAGGCCAATGGATTTTGCGGATGCAACATTGGTAGCCGCTGCAGAAGAGCGAGGAATCAATCGGATAATCAGCATAGATTCGGATTTTGATATCTATCGCTTGCACGGTAAATCAAAGATAGAAAATATATTTAAAAAGAGATTTAAATAA
- a CDS encoding Na/Pi cotransporter family protein, whose translation MSVVSLVFQMLGSLGLILYGMKMMSDGIQKSAGESLHRTLNFMTGNRFLAVLTGIVVTGIVQSSGATTVMTVSFVNAGMLSLQQAIGVIFGANIGTTVTAWIVSLLGFKFSIASIAIPAFGIGYFLTFFKKLKKDNLGEAIMGFGLLFTGLDFLASAVPNISGEQIALFSVFKQTGIHSIIIGVILGFVLTVFLHSSSATTAVLLTMAHTGIVGWEFSAAVVLGSNVGSTVDAVLASIGTKLNARRAAAVHVLFNVAGSIFTLILFTPFLSLVDLICPSSSLMTKIAVFHTLFNLINTLVAIPFVNQIAKFVCRLIKPGEDEEPARYVLTFQAPGMKENTEAYVLRAEVEILKMSGIVREMFSLLRSLLSKEENVSREFVIRQLTEKEDYTDQMQEELSVYLIKTSQLSLSEKNRKNVRLMLGIVDDIENMTDQIFELGLFINRSIELKMPISQDDMDKLLPYMGIVNQFIHFVHEHLNKPLAAEQLAMAHEMEESIDAMRQHLKHLARTRLEKGANVKAELLYIDMVRNLEKIGDFAFSISRALAETE comes from the coding sequence ATGTCTGTAGTTTCTCTTGTATTCCAGATGCTTGGAAGTTTAGGTTTAATCTTATACGGAATGAAGATGATGAGTGACGGTATTCAAAAAAGTGCCGGCGAAAGTTTACACCGTACACTCAATTTTATGACGGGAAACAGATTTTTAGCTGTTTTGACGGGTATAGTTGTTACCGGTATTGTTCAATCCTCAGGTGCTACAACCGTTATGACCGTTTCATTTGTCAATGCAGGGATGTTGAGTCTTCAACAGGCTATAGGCGTAATTTTCGGTGCAAACATAGGTACGACCGTTACTGCATGGATAGTTTCACTTCTCGGCTTTAAATTTTCTATAGCAAGCATAGCTATTCCCGCCTTTGGAATAGGTTATTTTTTAACCTTTTTTAAAAAACTTAAAAAAGACAATCTGGGTGAAGCCATCATGGGCTTCGGTCTCCTTTTTACGGGCTTGGATTTTTTGGCTTCCGCTGTTCCGAATATTTCGGGTGAACAGATTGCCCTTTTTTCGGTTTTTAAGCAGACAGGTATTCATAGTATTATAATCGGCGTTATCCTCGGTTTTGTGCTTACTGTTTTTCTTCATTCGTCGAGTGCGACAACTGCCGTTCTTTTGACAATGGCTCATACAGGGATAGTGGGCTGGGAATTTTCTGCAGCCGTAGTTTTAGGAAGCAATGTCGGTTCTACCGTAGATGCGGTATTGGCCTCAATAGGAACAAAGCTTAATGCGAGGAGGGCGGCGGCCGTACACGTTTTGTTTAATGTTGCAGGAAGTATTTTTACCCTAATTCTTTTTACACCGTTTTTATCCTTAGTGGATTTGATTTGCCCTTCAAGCAGTCTTATGACTAAAATTGCAGTGTTCCATACCTTGTTCAATCTAATCAACACTCTTGTTGCCATTCCGTTTGTAAATCAAATTGCAAAATTTGTGTGCCGGCTTATTAAACCCGGAGAAGATGAAGAGCCTGCCCGCTATGTTCTTACCTTTCAAGCACCCGGTATGAAAGAAAACACGGAGGCCTATGTGCTTCGTGCCGAGGTTGAAATTCTAAAGATGTCCGGTATTGTACGGGAAATGTTCAGTCTCTTACGTTCTCTTTTAAGCAAGGAAGAAAACGTTTCAAGAGAATTTGTGATAAGGCAGTTGACTGAAAAAGAAGATTATACCGATCAGATGCAGGAAGAGCTTTCTGTATACCTTATTAAAACTTCTCAGCTTTCTTTATCCGAAAAAAACAGAAAGAATGTACGCCTTATGCTCGGTATTGTAGATGATATAGAAAATATGACCGATCAGATTTTTGAGTTAGGTCTTTTTATAAACCGAAGTATAGAATTAAAGATGCCCATCAGCCAAGACGATATGGATAAACTTTTGCCCTATATGGGGATTGTAAATCAGTTTATTCATTTTGTTCACGAACACTTAAATAAGCCTCTTGCAGCTGAGCAGCTTGCAATGGCCCACGAAATGGAAGAATCTATCGATGCGATGAGGCAACACTTAAAACATCTTGCCCGTACCCGCTTGGAAAAAGGTGCAAACGTAAAGGCTGAGCTTTTGTATATCGACATGGTCCGCAACTTGGAAAAAATAGGAGATTTTGCTTTTAGCATTTCGCGTGCCCTTGCCGAAACCGAATAA
- a CDS encoding type II toxin-antitoxin system HicA family toxin — protein sequence MTGKEITKILKKNGWTIDRIKGSHHIFIKDDKTIPVPVHGSKDLPIGTVKNIFRLAGIKE from the coding sequence ATGACAGGTAAAGAAATAACCAAAATATTAAAGAAAAATGGATGGACTATTGATAGAATAAAAGGTTCACATCATATCTTTATTAAAGATGACAAAACTATTCCTGTACCTGTTCATGGAAGCAAAGACTTGCCGATAGGCACTGTAAAAAATATTTTCCGCCTTGCCGGAATTAAGGAGTGA
- the selB gene encoding selenocysteine-specific translation elongation factor, with the protein MPYILGTAGHVDHGKTALVKRLTGIETSHLPEEKKRGMTIELGFASLEDPVHGTVGIVDVPGHERFIRNMVAGTWGLDAALLIVAADDGWMQMSSDHLRVLKAMKIDSILLVITKSDLAEKDMLELLIEDANAQCEKIIGRKLPAVAVSSLTGSGIEELKAEITKLLSSSKKQSPPTPFLYVDRVFVLKGIGTTVTGTLRGKGLHTGDSLQIYPSNEECRIKSIQNHHKDVEKIDPGTRTALNLKLGEKTNLERGMLLAEKDSNFVLSGKELLVRIDEVFTNKEGGFKNHAEIEIALGSAHAIGSIHLNQFDRSLGRLSLEEPVASAWNQRAVLIRHGGSEILASARVLASFPSYKRVQFKEAFEVYRDKELPSIHSYKFNIEGFVEDTKIKTQELTSDKNEVIEYGSWRFLKKRLEFWENKILKTAQESQAGFTLEEVDLPVPQRVKTTVLKKLCDEKKLEKEAHIYKLSGRTGEDISKNAKALLDAAFKAGFEGIEIDKIKLPQARKEARDLIKLGKLICLENFLHYHTDFYKKAVNSLFAKYKTGDKISIADAREVTGLSRKYILPILNLLEKEGKLKRQDNDRIVL; encoded by the coding sequence ATGCCGTATATTTTGGGAACAGCGGGACATGTAGACCATGGAAAGACTGCCTTGGTAAAAAGGCTTACAGGAATTGAAACCAGTCATCTGCCTGAAGAAAAAAAGCGGGGGATGACCATAGAGCTCGGCTTTGCTTCGCTTGAAGATCCTGTTCACGGTACTGTCGGCATAGTAGATGTTCCCGGCCATGAACGCTTTATCCGCAACATGGTTGCAGGCACATGGGGCTTGGATGCGGCTCTTTTAATAGTGGCAGCCGATGACGGCTGGATGCAGATGTCCTCCGATCATTTGCGTGTACTGAAGGCCATGAAGATAGACTCCATTCTTCTTGTAATCACAAAATCCGACCTTGCAGAAAAGGACATGCTTGAACTTCTAATCGAAGATGCCAATGCCCAATGCGAAAAAATAATCGGAAGGAAACTTCCTGCCGTCGCCGTATCTTCCCTTACGGGAAGCGGAATCGAGGAACTCAAAGCCGAAATTACAAAACTTCTTTCTTCATCAAAAAAGCAAAGCCCGCCTACTCCCTTTTTATATGTAGACAGGGTCTTTGTACTAAAAGGCATAGGAACCACCGTTACCGGAACATTAAGAGGAAAAGGCCTGCATACGGGCGACAGCTTGCAGATATATCCTTCAAATGAAGAATGTAGAATTAAATCGATACAAAACCATCATAAGGATGTGGAAAAAATAGACCCAGGTACGCGGACAGCCCTCAACTTAAAGCTGGGAGAAAAAACAAATCTTGAAAGAGGAATGCTCTTAGCTGAAAAGGATTCAAATTTTGTTTTAAGCGGAAAAGAACTTTTAGTACGCATCGATGAGGTGTTTACAAACAAGGAAGGGGGCTTTAAAAACCATGCCGAAATTGAAATAGCCCTTGGAAGTGCCCATGCAATAGGCAGCATTCACTTAAACCAATTCGACAGGAGCTTGGGCCGTCTTTCTTTAGAAGAACCCGTTGCTTCTGCTTGGAATCAAAGAGCCGTTTTAATAAGGCACGGAGGAAGCGAAATTCTAGCCTCGGCCAGAGTGCTCGCAAGTTTTCCAAGCTATAAAAGAGTTCAGTTTAAGGAAGCCTTTGAGGTTTACAGGGATAAGGAACTTCCTTCAATTCACAGCTACAAGTTTAATATTGAAGGCTTTGTCGAGGATACTAAAATCAAAACCCAAGAGCTCACATCGGATAAGAATGAAGTTATCGAGTATGGTTCTTGGCGTTTTTTAAAAAAGCGGCTTGAGTTTTGGGAAAATAAAATTTTAAAAACGGCTCAAGAAAGTCAGGCAGGTTTTACCCTTGAAGAAGTGGACTTACCTGTTCCGCAAAGGGTAAAAACTACAGTATTAAAAAAACTTTGCGATGAAAAAAAACTGGAAAAAGAAGCTCATATTTATAAACTGAGCGGAAGAACGGGCGAAGATATTTCTAAAAATGCAAAGGCCCTTTTGGATGCAGCCTTTAAGGCTGGCTTTGAAGGCATCGAAATAGACAAGATAAAACTTCCTCAAGCCCGAAAAGAAGCCAGAGACCTGATAAAATTAGGTAAGCTTATCTGCCTTGAAAACTTTTTACACTACCATACGGATTTTTACAAAAAGGCCGTAAATTCATTATTTGCAAAATACAAAACAGGGGATAAGATTTCTATAGCCGATGCACGGGAGGTAACCGGCCTTTCCCGCAAATACATTCTTCCGATTCTTAACCTTCTCGAAAAAGAAGGCAAGCTAAAAAGGCAAGATAACGACAGAATTGTATTGTAA
- a CDS encoding TetR/AcrR family transcriptional regulator yields the protein MEACKRTEDTKDLILKSAKKYFLEYGYQAAPLRKIVSEAGFTPGALYGYFNSKEELFYAITDPVANNLMEVLDRIRSEMDALPKKERLYGMGKVYYPNIPKIVDILIADRDAVKLIVNGAKGTKYENFLDTIAGRNAVTINKTVKNIEEKTIRPIKEQTIEVLMEGYIATLFRLIISDKDRETIIRCMEMIGKIYETGIIALMQKEWGNENDS from the coding sequence ATGGAAGCCTGCAAGCGGACGGAAGATACAAAAGATCTGATACTTAAAAGTGCAAAAAAATATTTTCTTGAATACGGCTATCAGGCGGCTCCTCTTAGGAAGATTGTATCGGAAGCAGGATTTACGCCCGGAGCATTATACGGCTATTTCAACTCAAAAGAAGAGCTTTTTTACGCGATTACCGATCCGGTAGCAAATAACTTGATGGAGGTACTTGACCGTATCAGAAGCGAGATGGATGCTTTGCCTAAAAAAGAACGGCTCTACGGTATGGGCAAGGTCTACTACCCGAATATTCCTAAAATCGTTGATATTCTGATTGCGGATAGAGATGCCGTAAAACTCATTGTAAACGGGGCAAAGGGGACAAAGTACGAGAATTTTCTTGATACCATAGCCGGACGAAATGCTGTGACTATCAATAAAACCGTAAAAAATATTGAAGAAAAAACCATTCGCCCTATTAAAGAACAGACGATAGAAGTCTTGATGGAAGGTTATATTGCAACACTGTTTAGGCTCATCATTTCGGACAAGGACAGGGAAACAATTATCCGGTGTATGGAAATGATAGGAAAAATATATGAAACAGGAATTATTGCACTTATGCAAAAGGAATGGGGGAATGAAAATGACAGCTGA
- a CDS encoding leucine-rich repeat domain-containing protein, whose product MKQIKTLLTAEEKVNLQLLEITDGMLTRVTDSNKLIGSLVLPDSVVEIGMGAFYRCTGLTSVKIPDSVHKIDKWSFFSCTALTSVAISKSVTEIGSMVFTGCINLTKLTVDSANPVYCTENNIIYTKDKKKLIAAASGLEHIVIPDSVTDIGGPFYDCTRLANLTVGSENTVYYSENNIIYTKDKKKLIAAASGLESVVIPEGVTEIGEHAFSACSVLTDVVIPNTVTDIAKYAFYGCTHLTKLTVDSENPVHCSEKNIIYTKDKKKLIAAAAGLEHIVIPGSVTDIGGWGFFDCTRLTHLSVDIENPVYCSEGNIIYTKDKKKLIAAASGLKSVIIADGVTEIPSFGFSACSNLTDVVIPDTVTEIGDMAFFDCSFLTNVIIPNNVTTIGAHAFSYCSKLKTVIIDSAVVTDIEDNAFEDVHADVHFTVKTDAIKALLKKSSSSIRDEQITVAPSL is encoded by the coding sequence ATGAAACAGATAAAAACACTGCTCACAGCAGAAGAGAAAGTAAATTTGCAGTTGCTGGAAATAACGGACGGGATGTTAACAAGAGTAACTGATTCCAATAAGCTCATAGGTAGTCTTGTGCTGCCCGATAGTGTTGTTGAGATTGGTATGGGGGCATTTTACCGCTGCACCGGTTTAACAAGTGTTAAGATACCCGATAGTGTTCATAAGATTGACAAGTGGTCTTTTTTCTCATGTACCGCCTTAACAAGTGTTGCTATATCGAAGAGTGTTACTGAGATAGGTTCAATGGTTTTTACAGGTTGTATCAACTTAACAAAGCTTACTGTTGATAGTGCAAATCCTGTCTATTGTACTGAGAATAATATTATTTACACAAAAGATAAGAAAAAACTGATAGCTGCAGCAAGCGGTTTGGAGCATATTGTGATACCTGATAGTGTTACCGATATTGGCGGACCATTTTATGACTGCACTCGTTTAGCAAATCTGACTGTTGGTAGTGAAAATACTGTCTATTATAGTGAGAATAATATTATTTACACAAAAGATAAGAAAAAACTGATAGCTGCAGCAAGTGGTTTGGAGTCTGTTGTTATACCTGAAGGTGTTACTGAGATTGGTGAGCATGCATTTTCCGCCTGTTCCGTTTTAACCGATGTCGTCATACCTAATACTGTTACTGATATTGCTAAGTATGCATTTTACGGTTGTACTCATTTAACAAAGCTTACTGTTGATAGTGAAAATCCTGTCCATTGTAGTGAGAAGAATATTATTTATACAAAAGATAAGAAAAAACTGATAGCTGCGGCTGCCGGTTTGGAGCATATTGTTATACCCGGTAGTGTTACCGATATTGGCGGATGGGGATTTTTCGACTGCACTCGTTTAACACATCTTAGTGTTGATATTGAAAATCCTGTTTATTGTAGTGAAGGCAACATTATTTACACAAAAGATAAGAAAAAACTGATAGCTGCAGCAAGTGGTTTGAAGTCTGTTATTATAGCTGACGGTGTTACTGAGATTCCCTCGTTTGGATTTTCCGCCTGTTCCAATTTAACCGATGTTGTGATTCCCGATACCGTTACTGAGATTGGTGATATGGCATTTTTTGACTGTAGTTTTTTGACTAATGTTATAATACCTAATAACGTGACGACGATTGGTGCTCATGCATTTTCCTACTGTAGTAAGCTAAAAACGGTAATCATAGACTCTGCTGTTGTAACGGATATCGAAGACAATGCTTTTGAAGATGTACATGCCGATGTGCATTTTACCGTGAAAACCGATGCAATAAAAGCCTTGCTGAAAAAGAGCAGCAGCAGTATACGGGATGAGCAGATTACGGTTGCACCGAGTCTGTGA
- a CDS encoding L-2-amino-thiazoline-4-carboxylic acid hydrolase, translating into MTAEKIFEIPQMSADWIRNELNKKFQPDEAEKKYREVIETYEKFANDAPSIGGKDNPMSKNFYGALSAFAYYECMNRSMLPDEITAMCYGMMIGNKKGGQLSRFNLNNRLVQKLFHGLFGLRARKLNKHKEDGSWNNTWGMKINPLHHKEGISIHLIGCPIADFAKKNGYGELMPYFCETDKAVMEHFGGTLYREHTVADGYEDCDYWIKNKGE; encoded by the coding sequence ATGACAGCTGAAAAAATTTTTGAAATTCCGCAAATGTCTGCGGATTGGATCAGGAATGAACTGAATAAGAAATTTCAACCTGATGAGGCTGAAAAGAAGTATCGGGAGGTTATTGAAACCTACGAAAAGTTTGCAAATGATGCACCGAGTATCGGCGGCAAAGACAATCCGATGTCTAAAAACTTTTACGGAGCCCTTTCGGCTTTTGCGTATTATGAATGTATGAACCGCAGTATGCTGCCCGATGAAATTACGGCTATGTGTTACGGTATGATGATCGGCAATAAAAAAGGCGGTCAGCTTTCGCGGTTCAACCTTAACAATAGGCTGGTGCAAAAACTCTTTCACGGACTTTTCGGTCTAAGAGCACGCAAGCTGAACAAGCACAAAGAAGACGGCTCATGGAACAATACATGGGGAATGAAAATAAACCCGCTGCATCACAAAGAAGGAATCAGCATTCACCTGATCGGATGCCCCATTGCCGATTTTGCAAAAAAGAACGGATACGGTGAATTGATGCCGTATTTTTGCGAAACGGATAAGGCGGTAATGGAACATTTCGGCGGAACTCTTTACAGGGAACACACCGTTGCCGACGGATACGAAGACTGCGACTATTGGATTAAAAACAAAGGCGAGTAA
- a CDS encoding type II toxin-antitoxin system Phd/YefM family antitoxin, with the protein MVQIRPVSDLRNKFSEIENIVISNKSPVFLTKNGYGSMVLMSLDMYESLTDNVENRLDEADFQAASTNVRLSHEDVFSTIRSRIKLD; encoded by the coding sequence ATGGTGCAAATAAGACCTGTTTCAGATTTACGAAATAAATTTTCAGAAATCGAGAATATTGTTATTTCAAATAAAAGTCCTGTATTTCTTACGAAAAACGGCTACGGTTCTATGGTACTAATGAGCCTTGATATGTACGAAAGTCTTACAGATAATGTGGAAAATAGACTTGATGAGGCTGATTTTCAGGCTGCTTCCACCAATGTTAGGCTTTCTCATGAAGATGTATTTTCTACTATTCGCTCTCGAATAAAGTTAGATTAA
- a CDS encoding type II toxin-antitoxin system HicB family antitoxin codes for MKYYCTLKKEDGVYYVAFPDLPHVFTFGYTKKEALEMAREALNGVLESETSRGIKIALPNFISEYAVEVEPNIAFAIMLRKNRGNKTQIEVADKLNISYQQYQNLENPKKTNPTLKTIAKLQKIFDYKFINF; via the coding sequence ATGAAATACTACTGTACGTTAAAAAAAGAAGATGGAGTTTATTATGTTGCTTTTCCTGATCTGCCGCATGTCTTTACTTTCGGCTATACAAAAAAAGAAGCCTTAGAAATGGCAAGAGAAGCATTAAACGGAGTTTTAGAAAGTGAAACATCACGTGGAATAAAAATAGCTCTTCCTAATTTTATCTCCGAATATGCTGTTGAGGTTGAACCTAATATTGCATTTGCGATTATGCTTCGTAAAAACAGAGGAAATAAAACGCAAATTGAAGTAGCAGATAAACTCAATATATCGTATCAGCAATATCAGAATTTAGAGAATCCGAAAAAAACAAATCCAACCCTAAAAACAATAGCAAAATTGCAAAAAATATTTGACTATAAATTTATAAATTTTTAA
- a CDS encoding cation:proton antiporter, with amino-acid sequence MSAGAIPIGEIALQIVLSVGIIVIVAKYLGLLAKKLNIPQVAGEIVAGLLLRYLPFFRNFGGVEPNIIYAETNQFIGYMSEIGVILIMFSAGLGTNLKSLVASGIKSTVIAACGVIVPLVLGTAMALGFWGFDGFGTPVFYQALFIGTILTATSVSITVAALKELGKINSEVGQTIISAAIIDDVLGIIALTVVLGASSGKGDYLGLIIKTAAFFAASLVVGYVIYRIFKWYDKRHPHTHRISIYGLGVALIFAYCTERFFGIADITGAYVAGVVLCNLHDASYVEKKIDINSYMFFSPIFFTAIGLKTDLSGLNMNLLWFSLSFVLVGCISKIIGCGGSALTLGFKRKESLQIGLGMMVRGEVALIVAQKGLAAGMVKAEYFTPVILLIIVSSMIVPILLGKAFSDRSVEPPMKEQV; translated from the coding sequence ATGTCTGCTGGTGCAATACCTATTGGCGAAATTGCTTTGCAAATCGTCCTTTCCGTTGGAATTATCGTTATTGTTGCAAAGTACCTCGGCCTTCTTGCAAAAAAACTGAATATTCCGCAAGTTGCCGGTGAAATTGTTGCAGGGCTTTTATTACGCTACCTGCCTTTTTTTCGTAATTTCGGCGGAGTCGAACCGAACATTATCTATGCCGAAACCAATCAGTTTATCGGATATATGTCGGAAATCGGCGTTATCCTGATTATGTTTTCCGCCGGATTGGGTACTAATTTAAAATCACTTGTTGCATCCGGTATCAAATCCACAGTGATCGCTGCCTGCGGCGTTATCGTCCCATTGGTTTTAGGTACGGCTATGGCCTTAGGTTTTTGGGGCTTCGACGGTTTTGGAACCCCCGTATTTTATCAAGCCCTATTCATCGGGACTATTTTGACGGCAACTTCGGTGAGCATTACCGTTGCTGCATTGAAAGAGCTGGGAAAGATAAATTCGGAAGTCGGACAAACAATTATCAGTGCCGCAATCATCGATGATGTCTTAGGCATTATTGCATTAACGGTTGTACTCGGTGCAAGTTCCGGTAAGGGCGACTACCTCGGACTTATTATAAAAACGGCAGCGTTCTTTGCCGCTTCGCTGGTAGTAGGCTATGTGATTTACCGAATCTTCAAATGGTATGATAAGAGGCATCCTCATACTCACCGTATTTCGATTTACGGGCTAGGGGTTGCGTTGATTTTTGCCTATTGTACCGAACGATTTTTCGGTATTGCCGATATTACCGGTGCCTATGTTGCAGGGGTTGTATTGTGCAACTTGCATGATGCTTCCTATGTGGAAAAGAAAATAGACATCAATTCCTATATGTTTTTTAGCCCTATCTTTTTTACCGCTATCGGACTTAAAACGGACTTAAGCGGACTGAATATGAACTTACTATGGTTTTCATTATCCTTTGTGCTTGTCGGTTGTATCAGCAAAATAATCGGCTGCGGCGGTTCGGCATTGACTCTGGGCTTTAAGCGGAAGGAATCGCTCCAGATAGGGCTGGGAATGATGGTGCGCGGTGAAGTAGCCCTCATTGTAGCTCAAAAGGGACTTGCGGCCGGGATGGTTAAAGCCGAATACTTTACACCGGTCATTTTGCTGATTATCGTTTCCTCCATGATTGTGCCTATTTTGCTGGGAAAAGCATTTTCCGATAGGTCTGTTGAACCTCCAATGAAAGAACAGGTATAG
- a CDS encoding restriction endonuclease, which produces MEEREKMTVWAFAKIDNTDARKAVYESIKNGKSRFGWSSSDKDNLKKHWNGKHAFLLSIKPGDWIVHVNMPKWGMCVAAEVVGEYDFDDGVKCSRGNNFRHNIPIDVKTIVEFNRRSVEILPTVNLNPRQRYQRVYAVADFKQSIENIKTNAVQNKKTEDETKGIFFLKEKSNDILKKITTLIHENHKGKNLERYFARVFRQIPNVVDVNENGFGWKTDYGADLIVTTSTTISNIQFENKIVVQIKSYTGAHYDLNAVRQVETAIEKFDASAGIIITTATRTKELEKKVEEVSQKIDKPIELIAGEDVAKFVIKYDKEQSLIFDLNY; this is translated from the coding sequence ATGGAGGAAAGAGAAAAAATGACAGTATGGGCATTTGCGAAAATTGATAATACAGACGCAAGGAAAGCGGTATATGAATCAATCAAAAACGGCAAAAGTAGATTTGGATGGTCTTCTAGTGATAAAGATAATTTAAAGAAACACTGGAATGGAAAACACGCTTTCTTATTAAGTATTAAACCAGGAGATTGGATAGTACATGTCAATATGCCAAAATGGGGAATGTGTGTTGCAGCAGAAGTGGTAGGCGAATATGATTTTGATGATGGAGTAAAATGTAGTCGTGGAAATAATTTTAGGCATAATATCCCTATAGATGTTAAGACAATTGTTGAATTTAATAGGAGATCTGTTGAGATATTGCCGACTGTGAACTTAAATCCTCGACAGAGATATCAAAGAGTATATGCAGTTGCTGATTTTAAGCAATCAATAGAAAATATTAAAACGAATGCTGTTCAAAATAAAAAAACTGAAGATGAAACAAAAGGAATATTTTTCTTAAAAGAAAAAAGTAATGATATTTTAAAAAAAATAACAACTCTTATTCACGAAAATCATAAAGGGAAAAATCTTGAAAGATATTTTGCAAGAGTATTTAGGCAAATACCCAATGTAGTAGATGTAAATGAAAATGGCTTTGGCTGGAAAACAGATTATGGTGCAGATTTAATTGTAACAACCAGCACAACAATATCAAATATTCAGTTTGAAAATAAAATTGTCGTGCAGATAAAATCATATACTGGTGCACATTATGATTTAAATGCTGTGAGGCAAGTCGAAACAGCAATAGAAAAATTTGATGCATCTGCAGGAATTATTATCACAACCGCAACAAGAACAAAGGAACTTGAAAAAAAAGTTGAAGAAGTATCTCAGAAAATTGATAAACCAATTGAATTAATTGCCGGTGAGGATGTTGCAAAGTTTGTTATTAAATATGACAAGGAGCAAAGCCTGATATTTGATTTAAATTATTAA
- a CDS encoding type II toxin-antitoxin system RelE/ParE family toxin: MKKYILRYLPLAKQDLDDIITYIQNNLQNPIAAENTLSKIESAILERLDNPEDFAIWNSKKQRPYPYRRINVGNYTVWYVVIDNIMEIRRILYSRRYEENLI; this comes from the coding sequence ATGAAAAAGTATATTTTGCGTTATCTGCCGTTAGCAAAACAGGATTTAGACGACATTATAACTTATATTCAAAATAATTTACAGAATCCTATTGCAGCAGAAAACACACTTTCAAAGATTGAATCTGCAATACTTGAAAGACTTGACAACCCGGAAGATTTTGCAATATGGAACTCAAAAAAACAACGGCCATATCCATACAGAAGAATAAATGTCGGAAATTATACAGTCTGGTATGTTGTAATTGATAACATTATGGAAATAAGGCGAATTTTATATTCAAGGCGTTACGAAGAAAATTTAATTTGA